A portion of the Juglans microcarpa x Juglans regia isolate MS1-56 chromosome 1D, Jm3101_v1.0, whole genome shotgun sequence genome contains these proteins:
- the LOC121241941 gene encoding uncharacterized protein LOC121241941, which produces MKPIMVFENFCNNHLSNSSSFLRRKLRQICSRIRRLLWKRPRPKVVIKRLGKLSSKLQSKQQPGTNNSTIRMNGLLGHSLSERPIRAATFNVAMFSLAPAVPKAGEPASFDHEEEDFTFSRAKSMSSPKSILKQSPSHATLSSPEHVSKQKKVTRLKLKVSINLPDNEISLANTKLLSAMEHGTEESSNMTARRVHRSGVPARSPVCFPSSMIIGQSDDCLGSGRSILEVLREVDADILALQDVKAEEGKGMGPLSDLAGALGMKYVFAESWAPEYGNAVLSKWPIKRWKVQKIANDDDFRNLIKVTIEVPWTGEVDFYCTQLDHLDENWRMKQINSIMQSTDRPHILAGGINSLNLSDYSSERWTDIVKYYEKIGKPTPKVEVMKFLKGKGYSDAKDFAGECEPVVIVAKGQNVQGTCKYGTRVDYILASPNSPYKFVPGSYSVISSKGTSDHHIVKVDIKKAVESVPENAIRQGRKIKQKVVRVSNQCSSTAIWRLKAWSL; this is translated from the exons ATGAAACCGATAATGgtttttgagaacttttgcaatAACCATTTATCCAACTCGTCGAGTTTCCTTAGAAGGAAACTCCGGCAAATCTGCTCAAGGATACGGCGGCTATTATGGAAGCGCCCGAGGCCCAAAGTTGTCATCAAGAGGCTTGGAAAACTGAGCTCTAAACTTCAGTCTAAACAGCAACCAGGCACCAATAATTCTACAATTCGTATGAATGGCCTCTTGGGTCATTCTTTGTCTGAAAGGCCAATTCGAGCAGCCACATTCAATGTTGCCATGTTCTCCTTGGCACCTGCTGTTCCAAAGGCTGGGGAACCAGCTAGCTTTGATCATGAAGAGGAAGATTTTACATTTTCTCGGGCAAAATCCATGAGTAGTCCCAAGAGTATATTGAAGCAATCTCCCAGTCATGCCACCCTGAGTAGTCCTGAACATGTTTCTAAGCAAAAGAAGGTTACAAGACTAAAGTTAAAGGTCTCTATTAATCTTCCTGATAATGAGATCTCGTTAGCAAATACCAAGTTGCTTAGCGCTATGGAACATGGCACAGAGGAATCCTCAAACATGACTGCTAGAAGAGTTCATAGAAGTGGGGTTCCAGCAAGGTCTCCCGTGTGTTTTCCATCCAGTATGATTATCGGTCAAAGTGATGACTGCTTGGGAAGCGGTAGAAGCATCCTGGAAGTACTGAGAGAGGTGGATGCTGATATATTGGCCCTGCAAGATGTGAAGGCAGAGGAGGGGAAAGGTATGGGGCCTCTATCTGATTTGGCAGGTGCCTTGGGGATGAAATATGTGTTTGCTGAGAGCTGGGCTCCAGAGTATGGTAATGCAGTCTTATCAAAGTGGCCAATTAAGAGGTGGAAAGTCCAGAAAattgctaatgatgatgattttag GAACTTGATAAAGGTCACAATTGAAGTGCCATGGACTGGAGAAGTTGACTTCTACTGCACCCAACTTGATCATTTAGATGAGAACTGGAGAATGAAGCAGATAAACTCAATTATGCAATCAACTGATCGTCCCCACATATTGGCAGGGGGTATTAATTCTCTCAATTTATCTGATTATTCATCAGAGAGATGGACAGACATCGTCAAG TATTATGAGAAGATTGGAAAGCCTACTCCAAAGGTAGAGGTGATGAAGTTTTTGAAGGGGAAAGGCTACAGCGATGCAAAGGATTTTGCTGGAGAATGCGAGCCAGTGGTCATCGTTGCCAAAGGCCAAA ATGTGCAGGGGACATGCAAATATGGAACCCGAGTGGATTACATTTTGGCATCGCCAAATTCACCATACAAATTTGTTCCGGGTTCATACTCGGTCATATCATCCAAGGGTACTTCCGATCACCACATTGTAAAGGTCGACATAAAGAAAGCAGTGGAGAGTGTTCCAGAGAATGCCATTAGACAAGGGAGGAAGATAAAGCAGAAGGTTGTAAGAGTTTCAAACCAGTGCTCTTCAACAGCTATTTGGAGGCTAAAGGCTTGGTCACTCTGA